The following nucleotide sequence is from Micromonospora sp. WMMD1120.
TTGCCGACGAAGAAGCCGGCGTAGTCGATGAAGTCCACCACGTGCCCGCGCGCGAACCCCGGCTCGCGGAAGAGGCGGTCCAGCAGGTGCGTCGCCGCGCCGCCGAGCACCAGGCCCAACGCCACCGCCCAGGCCCGCGACGTGACCCGGCGGGCCACCACCGTCACCGCGACCACGGCCGCCGCCGCGAAGACCGCGAAGATCCAGGTGTACGCCGAGCCGATCGAGAAGGCCGCGCCGGGGTTGTAGACCAGCCGCAGTCGCAGCACGTCACCGATGAGGGAGATGACCTGCCCGTCGGAGAGCGCGGACTCGGCCCAGTACTTCGTGGCCTGGTCGGTGGCGAGCACCACGGCGGCGATCAACAGGGCGGCGCGGAACATCCCGGAACAGTAGCCGGTCGGCCGCGACCGTGTCGACCATGATGCAGACAACTGGCAATTGCCAATAGATGGCAACTGTGCCACC
It contains:
- the lspA gene encoding signal peptidase II, producing the protein MFRAALLIAAVVLATDQATKYWAESALSDGQVISLIGDVLRLRLVYNPGAAFSIGSAYTWIFAVFAAAAVVAVTVVARRVTSRAWAVALGLVLGGAATHLLDRLFREPGFARGHVVDFIDYAGFFVGNVADIALVLGVGVVMLLNLRGVPLRARAGEPREQVPSDS